In the Burkholderiales bacterium genome, CGATCCACCGGCTGATCGTAGATACCGGCCACCAGGGAGTCTCTTATCAACGCGGCGCGCTCGGCAGCAGTTATCGGGCCGATGCGGCCTCCGGGCGCGAGAACCCAGGCGCGCTCTACCATGGATGGAGTGCCTTTTTCGTCGAGCAGCGAGACCAGCGCCTCGCCCACCGCGAGCTCCATGATCGCCTTCTCGACGTCCAGCCGTGGATTGGCGCGCAGCGTCGTGGCGGCGGCCTTCACCGCTTTCTGGTCACGCGGGGTGAAGGCGCGCAGCACGTGCTGTACGCGATTGCCGAGCTGACCGAGCACCGCATCGGGAATGTCGAGCGGGTTCTGGGTGACGAAGTACACACCCACGCCCTTGGAACGCACCAGCCGAACGACCTGTTCGATCTTCTCCAGCAGCACCGGCGGGGCCTCGCTGAACAGCAGGTGCGCCTCATCGAAGAAGAACACGAGCTTTGGCTTGTCCGGGTCGCCGACCTCGGGCAGCTCCTCGAACAGTTCGGAGAGCAGCCATAGCAGCAGCGTGGCGTAGACTTTCGGATAGGCCATCAACCGGTCGGCCGCGAGGACGTTCACTACGCCGTGACCCTGCCCGTCGGTCTGCATCAGATCCGCGATGTTGAGGGCCGGTTCGCCAAAGAACCGGTGAGCGCCCTGTGCCTCGATGGCGAGCAGGCCGCGCTGGATCGCGCCGATGCTGGCGGCGGAGACGTTGCCGTACTCGATGGTGTACTGTCTTGCGTTCTCGCCCACGTGCTGCAGCATCGCGCGCAGATCCTTCAGGTCGAGCAGCAGCAGGCCGTTGTCGTCGGCGATCCTGAAGACGATCTGCAACACGCCGGCCTGCGTGTCGTTCAGATTCAGCATGCGCGCCAGCAACAGCGGCCCCATTTCCGAGACCGTTGTGCGCACCGGGTGGCCGTGCTCGCCGAATACATCCCAGAACGTGACCGGACTGGCCGCGAAGCGCGGCGCCGGCAAGCCCAGCCGGTCGAGCCGCTCTTTGAGCTTGGGCGACATCGCGCCGGGCTGCGACAGCCCCGCAAGATCGCCTTTCACGTCCGCGGTGAACACCGGCACCCCGATCGAGCTGAAAGCTTCGGCCATGACCTGCAGCGTCACGGTCTTGCCGCTGCCGGTGGCTCCCGTGATCAGCCCGTGACGGTTGGCCATGGCGGGCAGGAGGCAGAGATCGTGGTCAGAGCGGGCGATCGGCAGAGGTTGCAGCATGACGGGCATCGAGAGGGTCTTGGCGCATGTTAGAATTTACGAAGTATATCAGCCGCCTACGCTGAATCTCGCAT is a window encoding:
- a CDS encoding helicase HerA-like domain-containing protein, with translation MLQPLPIARSDHDLCLLPAMANRHGLITGATGSGKTVTLQVMAEAFSSIGVPVFTADVKGDLAGLSQPGAMSPKLKERLDRLGLPAPRFAASPVTFWDVFGEHGHPVRTTVSEMGPLLLARMLNLNDTQAGVLQIVFRIADDNGLLLLDLKDLRAMLQHVGENARQYTIEYGNVSAASIGAIQRGLLAIEAQGAHRFFGEPALNIADLMQTDGQGHGVVNVLAADRLMAYPKVYATLLLWLLSELFEELPEVGDPDKPKLVFFFDEAHLLFSEAPPVLLEKIEQVVRLVRSKGVGVYFVTQNPLDIPDAVLGQLGNRVQHVLRAFTPRDQKAVKAAATTLRANPRLDVEKAIMELAVGEALVSLLDEKGTPSMVERAWVLAPGGRIGPITAAERAALIRDSLVAGIYDQPVDRESAHEVLRARRAQLEAATAPAAPSAPAGGGLLGSVLGGGRRQGAGEALVTSAARAIGAEVGRRIIRGVLGSILGGSARRR